GTCTAGTCATTATATGATTTTCTTCATTATTAATGACTTCTAGAAAGGTCTGCTTATTTTTAAGCATTTGGCTAAAATCAGCACCAAAGGTCTCAGCAGATAATTTTGGTAATTCAATAATTGTATTAATTGAGTTTTTATTATTTTTATAGACAGCCATTTCTGTAAATGATTTTCCTTTATATTCAATATCACCCCAAAAAGGATTTAGCCAAACAACAAAATTTGAATTTTTCCCGAAACTTTTAACTAATGAATTTAATCCATTTAATGTATCTAGTAATGCTTGTCCAGAAGTAATCACTGTATGAATTACTATTTCATGCCCCATTGATTCTATTAATTCTGGGATCTCATTTGAGATTAAATAATGAGATAAAGGGAAAAAAGATGCTGCACCATTATCAATGATTATATCGTATTCAGTTTCACTTATTATTTCTATAAGTCTATCAAAATTACGAGTATTTATCTGCTGATCTTCAATTAATTCTAGGTGACTAACATTTAATGCTTTATAAGCTTCAAATGATGCATTTACAGGATCTGTATCAATGCAGCTTATTTTATCGCCTTTCGATATTTTATACTGAGCTAACAAACTAGATACTACAGTTTTTCCGACTCCACCTTTACCTTGTAGAATAAAATTAATTTTTGCCATAATACACCTCTTTATACTAAATTAAATTTTTTGTATCAATTACCTTAGGATTAAATTCAAATTTATTAGATTCCTTAATTTTTATTTTTTGCGTTTCTGCAGAAATTTGATTTATATCTTTTTTATCACAAATGTTTTTATA
The DNA window shown above is from Phocoenobacter uteri and carries:
- a CDS encoding AAA family ATPase, translating into MAKINFILQGKGGVGKTVVSSLLAQYKISKGDKISCIDTDPVNASFEAYKALNVSHLELIEDQQINTRNFDRLIEIISETEYDIIIDNGAASFFPLSHYLISNEIPELIESMGHEIVIHTVITSGQALLDTLNGLNSLVKSFGKNSNFVVWLNPFWGDIEYKGKSFTEMAVYKNNKNSINTIIELPKLSAETFGADFSQMLKNKQTFLEVINNEENHIMTR